The proteins below are encoded in one region of Triticum aestivum cultivar Chinese Spring chromosome 1B, IWGSC CS RefSeq v2.1, whole genome shotgun sequence:
- the LOC123148540 gene encoding cysteine-rich receptor-like protein kinase 6: protein MPATRPRMMSHRLVLSVAIFAVAALLAPGAAGYPWQDCSDDQFAAGSKYLANINLLAASLPKNASASPDLFATAEAGAAPDKVWALALCRGDANATSCLSCLAQAFRDLPNVCDYSKVATMYYDSCTLHYSNASRDPAPVAARTYRYWESTNVTSEQAQFNSLVARLVNATADYAAYNSTRRYASGEADFNREFPKIYSWAQCTPDLTSSQCRQCLAKNMVLLPQLFVDSTGARALQVSCSFRYQTYSFFDGPVMVRLPAPSPSTQAPAPAPAPVAVPTGLTPATASTQGRKYSVPSMVLIILLPVVAAINLVACFFFWRRKRPLAKTKQSDPSYFADEEDNGSVDSMLIDISTLRVATWDFADSNKLGDGGFGAVYKGILPDGDEIAVKRLSKSSTQGVEELKNELSLVAKLRHKNLVTLLGVCLEQQERLLVYEFVPNRSLDLFLFDAKKHVELDWEKRYKIINGIARGLQYLHEDSQLRVVHRDLKASNILLDKEMNPKISDFGIARLFGQDQTHGITKHVVGTYGYMAPEYVMRGNYSVKSDSFSFGVMVLEIVTGRKNNDYNNSEKSQDLLNVIWDHWMATTVLDMMDPCMNTSFSESGLLRCIHIGLLCVQENPADRPLMSSVVMMLGSDTVPLSAPSKPAFYAKKSSDNFGIAST from the exons ATGCCCGCCACAAGGCCGAGGATGATGTCTCACCGGCTTGTCCTGTCCGTGGCCAtcttcgccgtcgccgccctgcTCGCGCCGGGCGCCGCGGGATACCCGTGGCAGGACTGCAGCGACGACCAATTCGCGGCAGGCAGCAAGTACCTGGCCAACATCAACCTCCTCGCCGCCTCGCTCCCCAAGAACGCTTCGGCGTCCCCGGACCTCTTCGCCACCGCCGAGGCTGGCGCCGCCCCGGACAAGGTCTGGGCCCTCGCGCTCTGCCGCGGCGACGCCAACGCCACGTCCTGCCTCAGCTGCCTCGCGCAGGCCTTCCGGGACCTGCCCAACGTGTGCGACTACAGCAAGGTGGCCACCATGTACTACGACTCGTGCACGCTCCACTACTCCAACGCCTCCCGGGACCCCGCGCCGGTGGCGGCGCGGACATATAGGTACTGGGAGAGCACAAATGTCACGTCCGAGCAGGCCCAGTTCAACAGCCTCGTGGCCAGGCTCGTGAACGCCACCGCGGACTACGCCGCGTACAACTCCACGCGCCGGTATGCCTCCGGGGAGGCCGACTTCAACCGGGAGTTCCCCAAGATCTACAGCTGGGCGCAGTGCACGCCAGACCTGACCTCGTCGCAGTGCCGGCAGTGCCTCGCCAAGAACATGGTGCTGCTGCCGCAGCTGTTCGTGGACAGTACGGGAGCCAGAGCTCTTCAGGTCAGCTGTAGCTTCCGGTACCAGACCTATTCCTTCTTTGATGGCCCTGTCATGGTGCGGCTGCCAGCACCATCACCGAGCACCCAAGCACCAGCTCCTGCACCTGCACCTGTTGCGGTACCCACGGGTTTGACGCCGGCGACGGCATCCACACAAG GGAGAAAATACAGTGTCCCTAGCATGGTTCTTATTATTCTACTGCCTGTTGTAGCTGCCATAAACCTTGTGGCTTGCTTCTTTTTCTGGAGAAGGAAGCGGCCACTAGCAAAAACAAAACAGTCAG ATCCCAGTTATTTCGCTGACGAGGAGGACAATGGAAGTGTAGACTCGATGTTGATTGACATTTCAACCTTGCGGGTTGCAACCTGGGATTTTGCAGATAGCAACAAGCTTGGTGATGGCGGATTTGGTGCGGTGTACAAG GGTATTCTTCCAGACGGCGACGAAATAGCCGTGAAAAGACTATCGAAGAGCTCAACACAGGGAGTAGAGGAGCTAAAAAATGAACTCTCTTTGGTTGCAAAGCTTAGGCACAAGAACCTTGTCACACTTCTTGGCGTCTGCTTGGAGCAACAAGAGAGGCTGCTTGTCTACGAGTTCGTTCCTAACCGAAGCCTCGACCTCTTCCTTTTCG ATGCTAAGAAACATGTAGAACTGGATTGGGAAAAGAGGTACAAGATCATTAATGGAATTGCTCGAGGACTGCAATACCTCCATGAAGACTCCCAGCTCAGAGTAGTCCACCGTGATCTCAAAGCAAGCAACATCTTACTTGACAAAGAAATGAATCCGAAGATATCAGATTTTGGAATTGCGAGACTATTTGGGCAAGACCAGACCCATGGAATAACGAAACATGTCGTCGGCACATA CGGATATATGGCGCCGGAGTACGTGATGCGTGGGAACTACTCCGTGAAATCTGATTCATTCAGCTTCGGTGTCATGGTTCTTGAGATTGTGACGGGAAGGAAGAACAATGACTACAATAATTCTGAGAAATCTCAAGATCTTCTTAATGTG ATATGGGACCATTGGATGGCCACAACGGTGTTGGACATGATGGATCCATGCATGAACACCAGCTTCTCAGAGAGCGGCTTGCTAAGGTGCATCCATATAGGACTTCTTTGTGTTCAAGAAAACCCGGCTGATCGACCGCTTATGTCGTCTGTGGTCATGATGCTCGGAAGCGATACCGTGCCTCTCTCGGCCCCATCTAAGCCGGCGTTCTACGCCAAGAAGTCTAGCGACAACTTTGGCATCGCGTCAACTTAG